One genomic region from Thermoleptolyngbya sichuanensis A183 encodes:
- a CDS encoding CHASE2 domain-containing protein: MSDCCDRTNEAPLAGGELGIAPKTFMTISAIAPQLAIAIDRGLQFALFNSCKGLDIANSLLDLGFSQVAVMREPIHNRVAQAFLIQFLQGLTQRLDVHQSLVQATHTLRAEQNITYPSAHLVPSFFCHPATQPYTLPAPPRLRPKLHEFMAVAGLIGLSLFPSMQDWLLGQRLLVQAQYRNITRQVATGAPPVLMVQIDPESVRRAGLQTPWPMDRAYLAQLVERLSALEAKVIGIDYLLDQPQPVQDTQLTAALQTAQRQYGTRFVLSSSYDTQANHWLRPMAMFLHPNWALAGDADLYGEPNAQVYHAPLELSGELGAVPPFSYQVARLAQAQWYPKRPPPTSIRPGLLTRLGYDVQQMWLHPIVDFSLPPDRMFQKVPAWQVFDPTHPMC; the protein is encoded by the coding sequence ATGAGCGACTGCTGCGATCGCACTAACGAAGCGCCGCTGGCCGGAGGCGAGCTGGGCATTGCGCCCAAGACGTTTATGACCATTAGCGCGATCGCACCACAGTTGGCGATCGCCATCGATCGGGGACTCCAGTTTGCCCTGTTCAACTCGTGCAAGGGGTTGGACATTGCCAATTCGCTGCTAGACCTGGGGTTTAGCCAAGTCGCCGTGATGCGCGAACCGATTCATAACCGCGTCGCCCAGGCATTCCTAATACAATTCCTGCAAGGACTCACCCAGCGGCTCGATGTGCATCAGTCCCTCGTGCAGGCAACACACACCCTGCGAGCCGAGCAGAATATCACCTACCCGTCGGCCCATCTGGTGCCCTCTTTTTTCTGCCATCCCGCGACGCAGCCCTACACCCTGCCTGCACCGCCGCGCCTCCGGCCAAAGCTACATGAGTTCATGGCTGTGGCAGGGTTGATCGGGCTAAGTCTATTCCCATCCATGCAGGACTGGCTGCTAGGGCAACGGCTGCTCGTGCAGGCCCAGTACCGCAATATCACACGGCAAGTTGCCACCGGAGCGCCGCCCGTGCTGATGGTGCAGATTGATCCTGAATCTGTGCGGCGGGCAGGTTTGCAGACTCCCTGGCCGATGGATCGGGCTTATCTGGCTCAGTTGGTAGAACGCCTGTCGGCCCTCGAAGCGAAGGTTATCGGCATTGATTACTTACTCGATCAGCCGCAGCCAGTCCAAGATACCCAGCTTACGGCGGCATTGCAGACAGCCCAGCGTCAATACGGTACGCGGTTTGTGCTGAGCAGTAGCTACGATACCCAAGCAAACCACTGGCTTCGCCCGATGGCAATGTTCCTGCATCCCAACTGGGCGCTGGCGGGCGATGCCGACCTCTATGGAGAGCCGAACGCGCAGGTCTACCATGCTCCCCTTGAGCTATCGGGTGAACTGGGCGCAGTGCCGCCATTTTCCTATCAGGTGGCGCGGCTGGCGCAGGCGCAGTGGTATCCCAAACGGCCACCACCGACCTCGATTCGCCCCGGCTTGCTGACCCGTCTGGGCTACGACGTGCAGCAGATGTGGCTCCATCCGATCGTGGATTTTTCGCTGCCGCCCGACCGGATGTTTCAGAAAGTTCCAGCTTGGCAAGTGTTCGACCCAACCCACCCGATGTGCTAA
- a CDS encoding Uma2 family endonuclease — protein sequence MSFPTGHAVPQTEPPRPPCETLPTMYDLPSEVIGEPGLPDEFHDLQPQLLSRTLSLADYPRDQWFAGADLNLYYDVHHPLWYKRPDWFLAVGVPRLYAGQDFRRSYVTWQEGRNPHVAIELLSPGTEPEDLGRFYRAEDAIEAGVEAATSPSSQPYRDNSPPTKFQVYEQYLRVPHYLTYSRQTRQLRYFQWAGGRYREQPLNPTPPQVWLEDLQIGLGLWEGSFEGISSCWLRWCDADGDWYLTDTEREQQEKERAQAQLLQAARNLLATGMPPAQVAELLGLSTEQVNQLWG from the coding sequence ATGAGCTTCCCCACTGGCCATGCCGTTCCCCAAACTGAGCCACCTCGCCCGCCCTGCGAGACGCTGCCCACCATGTATGATTTGCCCAGCGAAGTGATTGGGGAACCCGGCTTGCCCGACGAATTTCACGACCTCCAGCCCCAGTTGTTGAGCCGCACCCTATCTTTGGCCGACTATCCCCGCGACCAGTGGTTTGCCGGGGCTGACCTCAACCTGTACTACGATGTCCATCATCCCCTCTGGTACAAGCGCCCAGACTGGTTTTTGGCCGTGGGGGTTCCTCGCCTCTATGCTGGACAAGACTTTCGCCGCAGTTACGTCACCTGGCAAGAAGGGCGGAATCCCCATGTGGCGATTGAATTGCTGTCGCCCGGAACCGAGCCAGAAGATTTGGGGCGCTTTTATCGGGCTGAAGATGCGATTGAAGCAGGTGTAGAAGCGGCAACGTCGCCGTCTTCCCAGCCCTATCGGGACAACTCACCGCCGACCAAGTTTCAGGTCTACGAGCAGTATCTCCGGGTGCCCCATTATCTGACCTATAGCCGACAAACCCGTCAACTCCGCTATTTTCAATGGGCAGGCGGTCGCTACCGGGAGCAGCCCCTCAATCCGACCCCTCCGCAGGTCTGGCTGGAGGATTTGCAGATTGGCTTGGGGCTATGGGAGGGGTCCTTCGAGGGGATCTCAAGCTGCTGGCTGCGGTGGTGTGATGCAGACGGTGATTGGTACTTGACGGATACTGAACGAGAGCAGCAGGAAAAAGAGCGGGCGCAAGCTCAACTGCTGCAAGCGGCCCGAAATCTTTTGGCGACTGGTATGCCCCCTGCCCAAGTGGCAGAGTTGCTGGGCCTCTCGACCGAACAAGTGAATCAGCTTTGGGGTTAA
- a CDS encoding DUF1822 family protein: MTYYIIDSDSDLLGHFLKPDALILTPEHIDWAIALSHVLSPSLPTEAQQWQTYLDALALVGFAQWIEKHAPELDLRNDWLSGFEPREIDSIPIRRLEGVPASEQIDSLRWVRVGDFRLYLTVTEVFQDGAIALPQRILDSSNSSDNLPHFFVLMEVLEDIDQVRVYGHLRQDQLIQHQQTAALALDDDHHYSVPLAWFDPQPESLLLLLRCVEPEAIALRTAQRVAPPAAPYITSPLQGLTQRAINVGRWLNHQLDELAQELSWVLLPPPALSPGLRSSSLPASPVEPFDALLTEFIQRSDLQLPADARGAYRNFEWEGLPLRLYVVTWETVMDGEPTWGLLLFLGAQPNASLPLGIQLEIHDDVLVLEQTAITDAAQDYLYACVLGNLNEQFWATIRLTNGASTTLPPFRFVQE; encoded by the coding sequence ATGACCTACTACATCATTGATTCTGATTCAGACCTGTTGGGGCACTTCCTCAAACCCGACGCACTGATCCTCACGCCAGAACACATCGACTGGGCGATCGCCCTCAGCCATGTCCTCAGTCCGTCCCTGCCCACCGAAGCGCAGCAGTGGCAAACCTACTTGGACGCGCTGGCGCTCGTTGGCTTTGCCCAATGGATTGAGAAACACGCACCAGAACTAGACCTGCGGAATGACTGGCTGTCTGGATTTGAACCCAGGGAGATCGATAGTATTCCTATCAGGAGGCTAGAAGGTGTTCCTGCAAGTGAGCAAATAGACTCGCTGCGATGGGTTCGAGTTGGTGATTTTCGGCTGTATCTAACGGTCACTGAAGTATTTCAAGACGGGGCGATCGCCCTGCCGCAGCGCATCCTAGACTCATCCAATTCATCAGACAATCTCCCTCATTTTTTCGTGCTTATGGAAGTTCTAGAAGACATCGATCAAGTTCGGGTCTATGGTCATTTGCGACAAGATCAATTGATTCAACATCAGCAAACCGCGGCGCTAGCTCTGGACGACGACCATCACTACAGCGTCCCCCTGGCCTGGTTTGACCCGCAGCCAGAGTCATTGCTGCTATTGTTGCGGTGTGTGGAACCAGAGGCGATAGCACTCCGCACCGCCCAGCGCGTCGCACCACCTGCCGCGCCCTACATTACTTCTCCTTTGCAAGGGCTGACGCAGCGGGCCATCAACGTTGGGCGGTGGCTGAATCATCAGTTAGACGAATTGGCGCAGGAGCTATCTTGGGTGCTATTGCCGCCGCCTGCACTCAGTCCGGGGCTGCGGAGTAGCTCCTTGCCCGCCTCTCCTGTGGAGCCGTTCGACGCACTGCTAACTGAATTTATCCAGCGCAGCGATTTGCAACTGCCCGCCGATGCGCGGGGGGCCTACCGCAATTTTGAGTGGGAGGGACTGCCGCTGCGGCTTTACGTCGTTACCTGGGAAACGGTGATGGACGGGGAACCCACCTGGGGTTTGCTGCTGTTTTTGGGAGCGCAACCCAACGCATCGCTGCCGTTGGGCATTCAGCTAGAGATTCACGATGATGTGCTAGTGCTGGAGCAAACCGCCATCACAGATGCCGCTCAGGACTATCTCTATGCCTGTGTGTTGGGTAATTTGAATGAGCAGTTTTGGGCAACGATTCGGCTAACCAATGGGGCATCTACAACGCTGCCACCCTTTCGCTTTGTGCAGGAGTGA